One Setaria italica strain Yugu1 chromosome I, Setaria_italica_v2.0, whole genome shotgun sequence DNA window includes the following coding sequences:
- the LOC101778974 gene encoding uncharacterized protein LOC101778974: MAADSGKKPSANGGKAPAPNKASDSGGIAKRLPRIALMFLLALLYRQLQAPPPKIPGTPGGPPVTSPRIRLQDGRHLAYHESGVPKDQAKHKIIFVHGFDSCRYDVLRVSPELAQELGIYLLSFDRPGYGESDPHPGRTVKSIALDIEQLADAMELGPKFYLTGFSMGGEIMWSCLKYIPHRLAGVAILGPVGNYWWSGFPANVSREAWNVQVAQDKWAVGVAHHAPWLTYWWNTQKLFPASSVISFNPAIMSQEDMAVIPKFAYRSYAYQSRQQGEHESLHRDMMVGFGKWSWSPLELEDPFPGGEGKVHLWHGAEDLIVPVGLSRYISQRLPWVRYHELPTAGHLFPIADGMPDVILKSLLLGDDE; encoded by the exons ATGGCTGCTGATTCGGGCAAGAAGCCGTCGGCGAACGGCGGCAAGGCGCCGGCGCCCAACAAGGCCTCCGACTCCG GCGGCATCGCCAAGCGGCTCCCGCGCATCGCGTTGATGTTCTTGCTGGCGCTGCTGTACCGGCAGCTGCAGGCTCCGCCTCCCAAGATACCCGGGACGCCTGGCGGCCCTCCGGTGACGTCGCCGAGGATCAGGCTCCAGGACGGCAGGCACCTGGCCTACCACGAGTCCGGCGTCCCCAAGGACCAGGCCAAGCACAAGATCATCTTCGTGCACGGCTTCGATTCCTGCAGATACGACGTGCTCCGGGTCTCGCCG GAGCTGGCGCAGGAGCTGGGGATCTACCTGCTCTCTTTTGATCGTCCTGGGTACGGCGAGAGCGACCCGCACCCGGGGAGGACTGTGAAGAGCATCGCCTTGGACATCGAGCAGCTCGCCGACGCCATGGAGCTCGGCCCCAAGTTCTACCTCACCGGCTTCTCCATGGGCGGCGAGATCATGTGGAGCTGCCTCAAGTACATCCCGCACAG GCTCGCTGGAGTTGCCATCCTTGGCCCTGTGGGCAACTACTGGTGGTCCGGGTTCCCCGCGAACGTGTCCCGGGAGGCCTGGAACGTGCAGGTGGCGCAGGACAAGTGGGCCGTGGGCGTGGCGCACCACGCGCCCTGGCTCACCTACTGGTGGAACACCCAGAAGCTCTTCCCGGCGTCCAGCGTCATCTCCTTCAACCCCGCCATCATGTCCCAGGAGGACATGGCCGTCATCCCCAAGTTCGCCTACAGGAGCTACGCC TACCAGTCGCGGCAGCAGGGGGAGCACGAGAGCCTGCACCGCGACATGATGGTGGGGTTCGGCAAGTGGAGCTGGAGCCCGCTGGAGCTGGAGGACCCGTTCCCGGGCGGCGAGGGCAAGGTGCACCTGTGGCACGGCGCCGAGGACCTCATCGTGCCCGTGGGGCTGTCGCGCTACATCAGCCAGAGGCTGCCGTGGGTGCGCTACCACGAGCTGCCCACGGCCGGACACCTCTTCCCCATCGCCGACGGGATGCCCGACGTCATCCTCAAGTCGCTGCTGCTCGGGGACGACGAGTGA
- the LOC101779377 gene encoding germin-like protein 2-4, whose translation MAAHHLLLLLLAVLLPAAATADPDAVQDYCVPDAGGRGRPLELSLLRTYPCRSPVNLTASDFAFAGVRAAGNFSADTGFAGVSVTPAQFPALHTLGVSFARADLSAAGGVNPPHYHPRATETALVLAGRVYAGFVDSGGRIFAKVLEKGEVMVFPMGMVHFQMNVGDEPATVYGTFNSENPGIVRIPATVFGSGIKGGVLERAFGLSPAELRRLEKRFGPPKTKLSEMED comes from the coding sequence ATGGCGGCgcatcacctcctcctcctcctgctcgccgtgctgctcccggcggcggccacggcggacCCCGACGCCGTGCAGGACTACTGCGTGCCGgacgccggcgggcgcgggcggccccTGGAGCTGTCGCTGCTCCGGACCTACCCGTGCCGGAGCCCCGTCAACCTGACGGCGTCCGACTTCGCCTTCGCCGGCGTGCGCGCCGCGGGCAACTTCTCCGCGGACACGGGCTTCGCGGGTGTCTCCGTCACGCCCGCGCAGTTCCCGGCGCTGCACACCCTGGGCGTGTCCTTTGCCCGCGCCGACCTctccgcggcgggcggcgtcaaCCCGCCGCACTATCACCCGCGCGCCACCGAGACGGCGCTCGTCCTGGCGGGGCGCGTCTACGCCGGCTTCGTCGACTCCGGCGGCCGCATCTTCGCCAAGGTGCTCGAGAAGGGGGAGGTGATGGTGTTCCCCATGGGGATGGTGCACTTCCAGATGAACGTCGGCGACGAGCCCGCCACGGTGTACGGCACCTTCAACAGCGAGAACCCCGGCATCGTGCGCATCCCGGCCACCGTGTTCGGGTCCGGGATCAAGGGCGGCGTCCTCGAGAGGGCGTTCGGGCTCTCCCCGGCGGAGCTCCGCCGGCTCGAGAAGAGGTTCGGCCCGCCCAAGACCAAGCTGTCCGAGATGGAGGATTAG
- the LOC101759245 gene encoding protein BIC1: RRRRPAASDSCGGGELVAARRPAAEESARERLKRHRTEMAGRVRIPEMWGQERLLKDWVDCAVFDRPLAATAGLLTARDALVAECAAARRPAVSHGPTGRPLRVQNGCS, translated from the coding sequence cggcggcggaggcccgcCGCGTCGGACAGCTGCGGCGGTGGGGAGctcgtggcggcgcggcggcccgcggcggaggAAAGCGCGCGGGAGCGGCTGAAGCGACACCGCACGGAGATGGCGGGCCGGGTGCGGATCCCGGAGATGTGGGGCCAGGAGCGGCTGCTCAAGGACTGGGTCGACTGCGCCGTCTTCgaccgcccgctcgccgccaccgcggggCTGCTCACCGCCCGCGACGCGCTCGTCGCCGagtgcgccgccgcgcgccgccctgcGGTCTCGCACGGCCCCACGGGACGCCCGCTCCGGGTGCAGAACGGCTGCTCGTGA